One segment of Salvelinus fontinalis isolate EN_2023a chromosome 12, ASM2944872v1, whole genome shotgun sequence DNA contains the following:
- the LOC129866711 gene encoding eukaryotic translation initiation factor 4 gamma 2-like — YRWLPHASKLAFIFKILHFFFGGHPTNKSEVLLVKHCVPPPLPVIIILLKIHLCQAAKVESVIAVGGASRFSASSGGGVGRGAPQHYPKTVGNSEFLGKTPGHSAPKWVPSRSTRRDANSSNEKERHDAIFRKVRGILNKLTPEKFDKLCLELLNVGVDTKLVLKAIILLIVDKALEEPKYSSLYAQLCLRLAEDAPNFDGPSPEIQTSQKQSTTFRRLLISKLQDEFENRSRNVEIYDKHDNPLTSEEEEQRAIAKIKMLGNIKFISELGKLDLIHESILHKCIKTLLEKKKRVQLKDMGEDLECLCQIMRTVGPRLDHEKAKSLMDQYFGRMLSLMNNKELPARIRFLLQDTVELRDNNWVPRKAFIDNGPKTINQIRQEAVKDLGVFIPATMAQGMRMDFFLEGPFMPNRMKMETLGGLADMFGQMPGGGIGTGPGVIQDRFSPTLGRHRSNPLFNVNGHNGHNTAPQPQSPFEIGANKSFIKSNQVQNQHFQNQNHQSQQQQVQSNKDMPPRFSKKGQLNLEEISLRPAQSFLLNKNQVPKLQPQIPTMIPPSAQPPRTNTPPLGQSPQLGLKSNPPPIHEKPHKTSKKPPPAREELLKMTETVVTEYLNSKNIDDAVNGVREMKAPKHFLPEMLSKIIVVSLDRSDEDKEHASTLIHTLRTEGLVTGDNFMQAFLNVLDQCPKIEVDVPLVKSYLAQFAALALISELVSVSELAHPLENGTHFPLFLLCLQQTAKLTDKEWLTDLFQQSKVNMQKMLPEIDQNKDRMLEILEGKGLSFLFPLLKLEKDLLLQIKADPSPQAIYKWIKDNISPKLHTDKGFVNILMTSFLQYISGELCCVEEEGSGGEEQAAGPSKEQLDQEKQLLLAFKPVMQKFLHDQPQLQVSALYALQVHCHASHFPKGMLLRYYVHFYDMEIIEEEAFLAWKEDITQEFPGKGKALFQVNQWLTWLETAEEEESEEEAD; from the exons TGCTTCTTCGGGGGGAGGTGTTGGTAGGGGTGCACCTCAGCACTATCCCAAGACTGTCGGCAACAG CGAGTTCCTGGGGAAAACCCCCGGGCACAGCGCTCCGAAATGGGTTCCTTCACGAAGCACTAGACGAGATGCCAACTCCAGCAACGAAAAAGAGCGACACGATGCAATCTTCAGGAAAGTGAGAGG CATACTCAACAAGCTCACGCCTGAGAAGTTTGACAAGCTATGCCTTGAGCTGCTGAATGTGGGCGTAGATACAAAACTCGTCCTTAAAGCGATCATCTTGCTG ATTGTAGACAAAGCCCTAGAAGAGCCGAAGTATAGCTCACTCTATGCGCAGCTATGTCTGCGTTTGGCAGAGGACGCACCAAACTTTGATGGCCCTTCGCCCGAGATCCAAACATCCCAAAAGCAGAGCACT ACCTTCAGGAGACTTCTAATTTCCAAGCTTCAAGATGAATTTGAAAACCGCAGCAGAAATGTTGAAA TCTATGACAAACATGACAACCCGCTTACttctgaggaggaggagcagcGTGCCATTGCCAAGATCAAGATGCTTGGCAACATTAAATTCATCTCGGAACTTGGCAAACTCGACCTCATCCATGAATCTATCCTTCATAAGTGCATCAAAACA cTTTTGGAAAAGAAGAAGAGAGTCCAACTCAAGGATATGGGGGAGGATCTGGAGTGCCTCTGTCAGATAATGAGAACAGTGGGGCCTAGACTCGACCATGAAAAAGCTAAG TCTTTAATGGACCAGTACTTTGGCCGTATGTTATCCTTAATGAACAACAAGGAATTGCCCGCCAGGATCCGCTTCCTGCTGCAGGACACGGTAGAGCTGCGAGACAACAACTGGGTCCCCCGCAAAGCTTTCATCGACAACGGACCAAAGACCATCAACCAGATCCGTCAGGAGGCAGTGAAA GATTTGGGTGTTTTCATCCCAGCGACCATGGCTCAGGGAATGAGGATGGACTTCTTCCTGGAAGGCCCTTTTATGCCAAACCGGATGAAAATGGAGACTCTCGGGGGATTGGCTGACATGTTTGGACAAATGCCAG GTGGTGGGATAGGGACGGGCCCGGGGGTCATTCAGGACAGGTTCTCTCCCACTCTGGGACGTCATCGCTCCAACCCGCTCTTCAACGTCAACGGACATAACGGCCACAACACTGCCCCCCAACCACAGTCTCCGTTTGAAATTGGAGCCAACAAATCTTTTATCAAGTCCAACCAG GTTCAGAATCAGCATTTCCAGAACCAGAACCACCAGAGCCAGCAACAGCAGGTCCAGTCCAACAAGGACATGCCTCCACGTTTCAGCAAGAAGGGACAACTGAACCTAGAAGAG ATCAGCCTGAGACCAGCTCAGTCGTTCCTCCTGAATAAGAACCAGGTTCCCAAGCTGCAGCCCCAAATCCCCACCATGATCCCCCCCAGTGCCCAGCCCCCCCGCACCAACACCCCTCCATTGGGACAG TCTCCACAGCTCGGCCTCAAAAGCAACCCTCCTCCCATTCATGAGAAACCTCATAAGACCAGCAAGAAACCACCGCCGGCTAGGGAGGAGCTGCTGAAAATGACG GAGACTGTTGTAACGGAATACCTGAACAGCAAAAACATTGATGATGCTGTGAACGGTGTCAGAGAGATGAAGGCTCCCAAGCACTTCCTGCCGGAGATGCTGAGTAAGATCATTGTGGTGTCGCTGGACCGGTCAGATGAGGATAAGGAGCATGCCAGCACCCTCATACACACGCTACGCACAGAAGGCCTCGTTACCGGGGATAACTTCATGCAG GCTTTCCTCAACGTGCTTGACCAGTGCCCTAAGATCGAGGTGGACGTGCCGCTTGTGAAGTCCTACCTGGCCCAGTTTGCAGCCCTGGCCCTCATATCTGAGCTGGTGAGCGTGTCTGAGCTGGCCCACCCTCTGGAGAATGGAACCCACTTCCCCCTCTTCCTGCTCTGTCTGCAGCAGACTGCCAAGCTCACGGACAAGGAGTGGCTCACTGACCTCTTCCAACAGAGCAAGGTCAACATGCAGAAGATGCTACCTG AGATTGACCAGAACAAGGACCGCATGTTGGAGATCCTGGAGGGTAAGGGCCTGAGCTTCCTGTTCCCCCTGTTGAAGCTTGAGAAGGACCTGCTGCTGCAGATCAAGGCAGACCCCTCACCGCAGGCCATCTACAAGTGGATCAAAGACAACATCTCCCCCAAGCTCCACACCGATAAGGGTTTTGTCAACATCCTCATGACCAG ttTCTTGCAGTACATCTCAGGGGAGCTGTGTTgtgtggaggaggagggcagTGGTGGAGAGGAGCAGGCGGCGGGGCCCTCCAAAGAGCAGCTGGACCAAGAGAAGCAGCTGCTGCTGGCCTTCAAACCCGTCATGCAGAAGTTCCTACACGACCAGCCCCAGCTGCAGGTCTCAGCCCTGTACGCCCTGCAGGTGCACTGCCACGCCAGCCACTTTCCCAAAG GTATGCTGCTGCGCTACTATGTCCACTTCTACGACATGGAGATCATTGAAGAAGAAGCCTTCCTTGCATGGAAAGAAGATATTACCCAAGAATTCCCTGGAAAGGGAAAAGCTTTATTCCAG GTCAACCAGTGGCTAACCTGGCTGGAAACAGCTGAGGAAGAGGAGTCAGAAGAAGAGGCTGACTGA